In one window of Escherichia coli DSM 30083 = JCM 1649 = ATCC 11775 DNA:
- the mntP gene encoding manganese efflux pump MntP, translated as MNITATVLLAFGMSMDAFAASIGKGATLHKPKFSEALRTGLIFGAVETLTPLIGWGMGMLASRFVLEWNHWIAFVLLIFLGGRMIIEGFRGADDEDEEPRRRHGFWLLVTTAIATSLDAMAVGVGLAFLQVNIIATALAIGCATLIMSTLGMMVGRFIGSIIGKKAEILGGLVLIGIGVQILWTHFHG; from the coding sequence ATGAATATCACTGCTACTGTTCTTCTTGCGTTTGGTATGTCGATGGATGCCTTTGCTGCATCAATCGGTAAAGGTGCCACCCTCCATAAACCGAAATTTTCTGAAGCATTGCGAACCGGCCTTATTTTTGGTGCCGTCGAAACCCTGACGCCGCTGATCGGCTGGGGAATGGGCATGTTAGCCAGTCGGTTTGTCCTTGAATGGAACCACTGGATTGCGTTTGTGCTGCTGATATTTCTCGGCGGGCGAATGATTATTGAGGGTTTTCGTGGCGCAGATGATGAAGATGAAGAACCGCGCCGTCGACACGGTTTCTGGCTACTGGTAACCACCGCGATTGCCACCAGCCTGGATGCCATGGCTGTGGGTGTTGGTCTTGCTTTCCTGCAGGTTAACATTATCGCGACCGCATTGGCCATTGGTTGTGCAACCTTGATTATGTCGACATTAGGGATGATGGTTGGTCGCTTTATCGGCTCAATTATTGGGAAAAAAGCGGAAATTCTCGGCGGGCTGGTACTGATCGGTATTGGCGTCCAGATCCTCTGGACGCACTTCCACGGTTAA
- the yobD gene encoding DUF986 family protein — translation MTITDLVLILFIAALLAFAIYDQFIMPRRNGPTLLAIPLLRRGRIDSVIFVGLIVILIYNNVTNHGALITTWLLSALALMGFYIFWIRVPKIIFKQKGFFFANVWIEYSRIKAMNLSEDGVLVMQLEQRRLLIRVRNIDDLEKVYKLLVSTQ, via the coding sequence ATGACAATCACGGACCTGGTACTGATTCTTTTCATCGCCGCACTTCTGGCCTTCGCGATCTACGATCAGTTCATCATGCCCCGCCGTAACGGCCCCACCCTGCTGGCAATTCCTTTGCTCCGGCGTGGTCGCATCGATAGTGTTATCTTCGTCGGATTGATTGTCATTCTTATCTATAACAACGTCACGAATCATGGCGCGCTAATAACAACATGGTTATTAAGTGCACTGGCTCTGATGGGTTTTTATATATTCTGGATCCGCGTTCCGAAGATCATCTTTAAACAAAAAGGTTTTTTCTTCGCCAATGTCTGGATTGAATATAGCCGAATCAAAGCGATGAACTTGTCGGAAGATGGCGTGTTGGTGATGCAATTAGAACAGCGCCGGCTGTTAATCCGCGTTCGAAATATCGACGATTTGGAAAAAGTTTATAAGCTTCTCGTTTCAACTCAATAA